AAAAACTTGttgcataaaatttaaatatatatgcaatGTAGAAAAAAAACGACCAACcacttttgttttaataataaaaagaaacagtATTCTCATGCCcaattaaatttcaagaaattctCTTGTATACAATTTGTTTAAAACtagtaacaaaaaataataatatatattttttttgtggggcAATACCGAAGATCACCAGGCAATATAATATAACAACCCTACCAAGGCTAAAACAAGACAAAGTTGGctacttttccttaattatcaaGGACTTCAAAGTCGGTTTTGCAGGGATATACAGAAGtcaacatgtcttttttttcttgataaaagTGTGAGAAAATGTGTAGCTGAAACTTAATCACAAGGTTGAAGGCAATTTCGTCAACATAAGAGAACAAACATAGCCGTCAAGACTCaagctccatttttttttaggataacattttcttgatttattttttcatatttcgtGTAAGATAGTCTAATTAAAGGAAGTACTGGGATAGATGTCAATATAGACTTCAATACACACTAGTTTTtgtgttatattatattttttaaagtgtttttaaaattattttatactttaaaaagtattaaattgataCAGTTTaagtattttgaataattttgatattctaatactaaaaatataattattttgatgcatttttaattgaaaaaaacttttaaaaaataccctaCATCACAATAACAAACACACATTTGTatagaaattcattttttatatacaaatatttttgttttacaagACAAGCCAACCATGTTGAAATTGATTGGAAGCTTGAGTTGCATATATGGCTACTAATGGCCATATGCAACTCAAGCTTGACAACCTCTTAGAAGTGatgtgaaatattattttttgtttattttttgtatttaaaaaatattaaaaaaaaataaaatttttatttttatttttttttgtttttaaattaatatatttttggtgttttcaaattattttgatgcgctgatataaaaaatattcttaaaaaaaataaaaaatatatattattttaattcatatctgaataaaaaaatacttaaaaaaataaccacaattatACTCCTAAACATCTTATCAGCTGCAACTAATACTACTGGTGGATTGACACTAGTGGCTTGCAAAGACCatgactaaaaataaaaaataaaaaaaaatataaattgaagttgaaatatcaataataaaaataagaaagttgtaattttcaataggaaaaaaaaaagaatgaaaaaaaaaaaaacgctccATAACATGTACTCTACCAATAGAAAGAGAACATAACATAACATGAAATAATGATATTGTTGAATCCTGAGAGGCGTCATATGAGCCATATAAAGGGTGCATGCACCTCTCATGCACTACCTGGTGTGCCCCACACacatatttagttttatttaattaaataataatgtaTTTATGAGCTGActttctaattataaaaaaaagccaTTGTGAAAAACTAAACATGCCCTTtgattttaggattttttttaaaatgtattcttatcattttactatgaattttaataaaattttttttatatttgattaaatattaaattgctcCTCAACTTGTATtgtaataactaaaaaaaccattGTGAAAAGTATGAAAATACCCCTTgaatccaagtttttttttttttcttccaatcatTCCACTATGAAATAAAGAtgagataaatatttatttatccttgatcaatttaaaaatgataaataagcCATGTCAAAGATTTCATTGCCCTTAGACGAGAATGTAAAGTTTTTTTAGGTGAAAGGACGAAAATACCATTACAAACAATACTTGTGGATCTGAAGCtatatagtttttcaaaaaGGTTTTATATTGTTCTAATATTATATCTTcaaatatcatatattattttagcatGTTATTATTGGTTTTAGCCTtgtaacatttaaaataaaacaccaatAAGGATTTTACTTTTGGAGTTTTCTTTATGGCTTAGAATTTTTATGCAATGAATAAAATGCTAGATAAAAGAAGATTTGAGAACATTTTCTTTAAGGTAAGAAATTTCTTCTAATAATATATAAGTAGACAATTTGcattaattttcattaatatctttcaTTGATATTAATGTGTACCCTGCCTTACCCATCTAGATTTTGTGCTAGGCAAGCTTACTAGACAAGGTATATAATATTGATAACTAACTTAGTACGTAATGTTGGGGATTCAAATGTGAATATAAAGCCTCTCACAGTCTTTTTTGACAACATGCCCAAAAGGAtcaaatttatttctcaattgGAGTGCCCAAGTAGAAAATGCCGAATGAATTTTATGTACATCCAActcattttcaataataataaaaataatttttatgtttaatttaacaGTTTAAATTCTAGATTGAGTTaattatttaacatgaaattaaaattttgttgactaattgttataaatttgaattttatatattatttcattttatccaaatttcaaacttaaaatgttttcagttgaaaagatatattaaaaaataatataagttatATATGTCATTCTCACTTAACCTCTTGActgctttatttttcaattcaaagctatacaaatatcaatatttcaactgcccatttttgtttttatactcGTTGAGATAAGCTGAGAgattcaaatttttcttctgttcttctttttgtttttttgttcacaAAAAAGAGCTCTCGATATTTGATCATTTGATATAAAAGGGACATATAATCATATATAGTTGTCAAATTCAGCTAATATTTGACCTTGTTTTAGGGCTATAATCATTGGATCAATTAAAGCAAAGTTCtttcagataaaataaaaaatatatattcttgaagCTAACATGATTGAGTCTCATCGGGGTTTTCTACAATCAATCTACCAATTTATTCAGATTTAACCAGTTAAATATCCaatacaaatcaaaataaagccTGGTTCAAGTCTCATCTGAGTTACCCGTTAACGTTCTTGAATAAGatttaacttcaattttatgtgttctccatttttttttatgacaattaataatagttttacattaatttattaattaagtgagattaaattcttttaaaaaataacagttcAACAATTCGACCACAATCCCAATCGCCCGGCCCTCAATGAGGCctaatatttatgatttatacCCTTATGGTACAAGCAATTGACAATGAATTGGATAATAATATGAACACGTTTGAAAACGGATAATTGCTGCCTGACTCTTTTTTTGCCGTGCCATCATAGAGAAATACGGTACGTCGGCTCCCTCAGCTATAAATAGATTGCAAATCTGAGACTCAAGATGCAAAGAGGGCTTACCAGATTGCTCATAGAATActcttaagaaaaaagaaaaagaaaaactgtaTTTACTATTTACTTTGTTTTGTTGTGTGAGATATCTAGCTAGGCAGCCATGTTGAGACTGATCGGAAGCTTGAGCTTCATCTGGCTACTTATGGCCATTTCAACAGCGGCTCAACCCTGGCCTCCTGTGCTTGATGCTGATGGACAACCTCTTAGAAGTGGGGTAGAATACTATGTGCTTCCAGGTGTAACCGATGTTGGAGGTGGTCTGACCCTTGTTGATCGGAATGGCTCGTGTCCACTTTATGTTGGTCAAGAACCTCTTGCACCTATGGTGTCCCGAGGTATTCCGGTTGTTTTCACTCCTCGTGTTGGAGACACAATTATAAGGGAGTCCAGAGACTTCACCGTTGCATTCTCCGGAGCCTCAACTTGTGTTCAATCCACTGCATGGATGGTCGGCGAGGAGAATCCAGAAACAAGGAGGAGATACGTCGTGACTGGAATGGAGCCACGGCCGTCGTCTACACTCTGGTACTTCAACATTGAAAACAATGGACAAGGTGTCTATGCTTTGAGATGGTGCCCCAATTGCCTGACAACATACTGTCCTCGGCCAAGGTGTGGATCTGCTGGTGTTATTGATGAGAATGGAAAGCGCTTGTTGGTCTTGGATGGTCCTGCCTTTCCTTTCATATTTAGAAGGGCTTAATTAAATTGCTCTCCATGTATGAACCGAGAATAATCATGACTTCTTGTCATATTACGAAATAGTAAATAAATGAAGTTATTTGATCTGGTATCAAGTAAATGagcttaattaaattgtttttttatgtattaaagtgttgataacaaaattatttataattttgaattttattattcttatttatttaataaaaattaagtataagataTATAGTATAAATTTGtgcaaattttaagtttaaagtgttttaacttaaaagaaaatgttaaataataatataaatcatatctttgaaattttatataacaatttaagttattgaattgaaatggttagaagatatataaatttcttttcttgaatCGAATATTAACTTCTTTGATTGAAATATTAACttctttgattgaaattgaataataatttttttttataaaaaaagaaaaaatttcagcCTACTCTTATTACTACAAGTTGCCTCACCAAAATCCCTATCTCTCCCTCCTTCGTGTGTTTGGAAGTCTCCATCTTCATGTCGAACTATTACATGGGATATCGAGTTTTTCTCACAATTCTATGTCTATGAAATCCCTTTTGAAGATTttcagtttcctttgttttcaattgatttaacaAGTGGAAAAACATAGAACTCAAAAAGAGGAGAAAGGCTTGCAAGAATTGATTAAGCAACTCATAACCATTAACAAGCATTGCGTGTTCATAAAACTAAGAACAGGGACCAACACATGTTTTCCACTTATCCAGTTCATACTCTCAAGCTACACAAGCATTAGGCAAACCACCGGGTCCTCCAAACTGGAATCGGTAATCGGGATGTGTATTCTGCTTACTAGCTTTGAAACATCTAGATTGTAGAACTTGCACAGGATTGTCATAAGGAGACACGAATGTATTTCCTATGTTGACTTGAACCTTCACCATGTTGCAAGTTGAATTGTAGTTACCATCTTCAAAAATACCACTTCCCATGGCGGGTGAAACATCAGTTCCGGTATGGACCAGACCTCCCCATGTTGCGTTGTAACCTCCAACACTAAATCCGGAGAATGAGAACAATTCTCTCGGCCAGTAACCTATTCGAATGTTATCATCCTGCATTGACAGCCACCAGTCTTGGCTTAATGGATCCTGCATGCCAAGATtataacaaaaagaagaaggtcAAATAGGCGATTAACTTTACTGCTTAATCTTTCAGTTTTCAAAAAAtggttttatgttgttttttcaacAAATACGCCCAACTTTCTCATGATATCAATAGAGGAGAAGGAttgccaattttatttttattttttttaatattacaggTACATTTCTGGGTGCTATCAAGATAAACAGTGATTCCTAGGGCTAGATACACAGGTGAAAAAGGATTGCCCTTTGATTCACTTTCAAATATTAAGAAGGGTAGCCTGAGTGTTCCCTTTCTGTAGTCCAAAACCCATTAAACCTTCTGCTGAGAAAAATACCAGAAAGTGAGGAAATCATACCAGAGTTACCATCATCCACTGGAAAACTTGAGACCGTTGAGAAATGGAGACATCGTTAAAAGCTGTATCAATAGGAATGTTTGGATTTGTTACAACAAATCCTGAACAAAGTGTGTTGTAACAACCGTCTACAGTTCCATCATGTTCTTCCTGTGGAAGACAGAAAATTTGTTCAAAATCCATTACATTTATCTTACAACGTATGTATCCAAGAAACAAGGACACTATGTTCTTACACTCCATTTGGTGAACAATCTAGCCCTGCTGTCACCATACAATTCTGGATCAATCTGCAGAAggtaaaaataatcatataatattggataaggaaaaaaaacatggaaaaaactataattaattaaagaattatatttctttgataaataagaaataaaatagtttaGAAATATACTGTCCATCCAACTTGAATACTGCCCACTTTTGTTTCAGTCTGAGTTTGAAGCTGAATCAGAGCTGTACTTGATTGCTGACCACTAACAGGAGGCTGGTATACGCTCATGCGTGCTGCAATCCCCTTAAATAATACATTGGCTGGTGGTGTTGTAACAATTCCTGCAAACTAAATAGAGAAAACTTTTCATGGGATAAggctattttatttagaattttaatacGAGGAATTGGTAAGATGAAATTAAATCCATTTTATTCagaattttgtgttttaattgttggtgggagaaaccactggtggtggctttgaaacactcagaggggataaaacacactgttttattacacaaaaccgaagcttacaattaacaaaagcttaacaattacacgccctctctctctctattctctttcaagtgttcctctcaattctctccacacatataacataagctgggcactctatttatacacaaaaacagaatacgaaaattcaaactttcttcaagtgtgaaggcggctggcggctgtggcggctggtggctggtcggttggtggcagctggtggctggctgggcggtggttgccttccttgaccatctaggagcttctggattgagtttattcaacaaatctcccctttaaactcaatcgagggatgtcatgccaagcatgaacacttCTTCCTTCAATGCCTTCTTTCTGCTTGTACCCTTTatccactaatttggctttcgtcttgtagacccatttgacacctattgctctcttcttttctggtggatcattatctgcatggaaacaaaatagagttgtatcttctataacctgagtggtatcgtacaactcttcaagattccgcatccttcttggtccttctgacgaggatgctgatgatggtgttgatgatgatgctcctggtgtgttccttctgttgaatacagggaatctatgtaccggactttgtggttcagctgctggtataaacaccggactttgtggttcagctgctggcacaatcggttcttctacaagtactgttggtacttcttctccttcaaggatcaaatcaagattgatccatttgattgcttcttgatcaccattccattcccaagatttatcttcttcaaagataacatctctacttgtaatcaccttcttcgtgatgggattatacagcctgtatcccatccttctttcaccatatccgacaaagatgcatttctcgctcttatcatcgagctttctccttcttgcatctgggatctttgcatatgccacacaaccaaagactcgtagatgagttacacttggtttgtgaccactccatgcttcttctggagtgactccttgcaaacttctggttgggcagcgattcaatagatacactgcacatgacacagcttcagcccagtattgcttgggcagcttctttgctttgagcaaacttctggccatgtcaagaatcgtgcgattcttcctttctgctacaccattcagctgtggtgtataagctggtgtcgtctgatgtctgatgccttgttgtgtacagaaggcttcaaagtcatttgctgtatattctcctccttgatcagatctcactgttctgatcgtataaccagtttgcttctccacaattgctttaaaatctttaaaacaattgaatacttctgacttcctcttcagaaagtatatccacgtttttctactaaaatcatcagtaaaagtgaggaagtacctattttgtccagtcgacataggcgtgattggaccacacacatctgtgtgtactaactccagtggcctctttgctctccagttgacttctttagcaaaactggatctgtgatgtttgctgaggacacaactctcacagacttcatctggatgatcaatgtgaggcaaacctttgaccatcttcttgcttgctagcatcttcaaactcgtgaaattcagatgtccaagcctcaggtgccaaagccattcttcactgttggtgatggcgctcaaacaccttgctgcatcatactggatgttcaaaggaaacatcctgttcttggacattttcacgtaggccattaatctccaattgttgtctctaattgctagatgacaattctccgagtaaaaagtatagcctctctccaaaagttgacctaaactgagtaggttctgttttatggctgggacataatagacatcggcgatgtagctggaatcgccattcttcatcttgactgggatgttgcctttaatctgatgcaccaactatcatagttgtctttggtcagcttcggaatgagtgtatgtgtaccttctgtagtcattttgcttttggaatgactatatcacctctttgggagccgaatttggaCAAACTGACACTGTAGAtagatccggaatggtccaaatagtagggaaccggtctgactttgttgaaatcgggtcagaaaatgggtgaaccggtcaaaaaaccaattctgtacggcgggcggttcgctgggttgaaccgggaatattctgggaaTATTCTCTCGCTCGGCTGCGGCTGgaacgcggctcggctcggctcgagGGTCAgctcggcttgtggctcggctaGGAGTCGGCGTATACGGCTCGGCGCggctcaaatatggcgcgcgtgtggctcagtcgtcttcaacctcggggCGCGTGGGATGCGCGTGGTCTTCTGCGCGGAATATTCAGGCGGAGCGTGTGGATCACCGCGGTTTCCGATCAGGTTGATTCTTGCGACAGTGAGTTCttcttgatgagctctacactgtggaatgatcaaaacttgttttggacaattttgaaaattcggatataccccaaaactcttctgttttccggcgaacggggctctgataccaattgttggtgggagaaaccactggtggtggctttgaaacactcagaggggataaaacac
This genomic stretch from Populus alba chromosome 19, ASM523922v2, whole genome shotgun sequence harbors:
- the LOC118062807 gene encoding kunitz type trypsin inhibitor 104; translated protein: MLRLIGSLSFIWLLMAISTAAQPWPPVLDADGQPLRSGVEYYVLPGVTDVGGGLTLVDRNGSCPLYVGQEPLAPMVSRGIPVVFTPRVGDTIIRESRDFTVAFSGASTCVQSTAWMVGEENPETRRRYVVTGMEPRPSSTLWYFNIENNGQGVYALRWCPNCLTTYCPRPRCGSAGVIDENGKRLLVLDGPAFPFIFRRA
- the LOC118062793 gene encoding protein neprosin codes for the protein MRKIIRLVAIVLTAYIASNGCVVNGRSIHSEDVELEKELAAINKPSIKTIETEYGDIYDCVDINKQPAFYHPLLKDHKAKTRASLALEKILRASRKDASLLETNPTKIGLEEGCPAGSVPLRRATKEDLRRAKSSFKRLSSFEPSNPGQGYDFAGIVTTPPANVLFKGIAARMSVYQPPVSGQQSSTALIQLQTQTETKVGSIQVGWTIDPELYGDSRARLFTKWSEEHDGTVDGCYNTLCSGFVVTNPNIPIDTAFNDVSISQRSQVFQWMMVTLDPLSQDWWLSMQDDNIRIGYWPRELFSFSGFSVGGYNATWGGLVHTGTDVSPAMGSGIFEDGNYNSTCNMVKVQVNIGNTFVSPYDNPVQVLQSRCFKASKQNTHPDYRFQFGGPGGLPNACVA